The sequence AGTGGCAATGTCGTCGCCAAACGAGCCATTGAAGAAGGACAGTTTTTAACGATGGATGATGTCGAACTCGACACAATGACTACTGTTTGGAAGCTGCGTGCATTGCAAGACCATTTATTTGCTGAATAACAAGGAGAAGGTGGATATGAAGCTTGTACTAATTGCTTGCTGTCTGTTGCTTATTCAATCAGCGTTGACTGCAATCCAAGTTCGCTATTACCAAAAATTGATGAAAGCACTAGTTGGAAAATATAGAGGGGAAAAGGGGTACCACCTTTTCTCAGGACAATCCCGCCGTCGAATCGGGCCTGGTTCTATCGTTCTCTTAGTAGTAGATGAGTCTTACATCATCCAAGAGTGCCAGTGTATGCGAGGGGTAAGTATTCTGTCTACTTTTAAAGAGATGGAAGAATACGAAGGAATGCACTTGGGCGAGCTGTTGGACAGGCTTCACACTTCAGAAAAAAAACGTAAGTCTCCTGCATTGCAAACGGCCTTACAGGCTGCTGGCGAGCAAGCACTAACGGCGATTTCAAAGATGAGGAGAACGACCTCGATTTCTTAAAAAGGAGTGAAAGAGATGGACTGGATTGAATGGTTCGGCGAGCATTTTATCGGCATGTTTAATGCAGGTGGAGAACAATTCATGAATCTCCTTACTGGCATTGTCCCAACGCTAGTCGTTTTACTAACCTTCACTTACGCACTAATTAAATTTATCGGGGAGGAACGGGTCACGAAAGCGATCCGTTTCACTTCAAAATATGCACTGCTACGTTACACCGTTATGCCAATCCTATCGATTCTACTACTTACGAATCCAATGGCTTACACATTTGGGCGCTTTGTCGAGGAGCGCCAAAAACCTGCTTTCTTTGATTCGCTCGTGTCATTTTTGCATCCGGTTACAGCCTTATTTCCATACGCAAACGCTGGGGAGCTGTTTGTCTATCTCGGCATAGCAAATGGATTGACACAAGCAGGTTACTCGACGTCGGAGTTAGCAGTGCGGTTTTTCCTGGTCGGTATTCTGGTTATGCTGATCAGAGGGTTACTGACGGAGCAAATCACAAAATACCTGATGAAGAGAATGTGACAGGAGGGAAACCGGCATGGCATATAAAGCAGTATTTATCAGCAAAGGTTCAGGCGGGTGGGGGACTGGCCTCCGCATTGAACCGAAAGGGAAAAAGACGAAAGTCGTGTCGATCACAGGCGGGGGAATTCACCCTGTCGCCCAACGCATTGCTGAATTGACTGGGGCAGAAGCAGTCGATGGCTTCAAACATTCAGTCCCAGAAGATGAAATGATGTGTGTCGTGATTGACTGCGGCGGAACGGCTAGAATTGGACTATACCCAATGAAACGAATTCCTACAGTTGATATTCTCGCTTCTTCTCCATCAGGCCCATTGGCAAAACATATCAAAGAAGACATTTTCGTCTCTGGTGTTACACCGAAAGAAGTGTCCTTGGCAGAAGCAACAGAGGAGAAGCACGATTCAGCCCCTGCAGAGGAAGAAAGTCGTTTCAACCCAGCAAATAAAGAAGAATTTAAGGAAGAGTACGAAAAAGTCAAAAATGAGCATCGTTCCCAAAATGATAACTGGCTCATGCGATTTTCAAAAGGAATCGGAAAAGTCACTGGTGTATTTTATCAGGCCGGACGTGATTCAATTGAAATGCTTATTAAAAATATCATCCCGTTCATGGCTTTTGTAAGCATGTTGATTGGCATTATCAATTACACGGGAATCGGCGATTTGATTGCCAATACGATGTCACCGCTTGCTAGCTCGATTTGGGGCTTAATCATCATTGTTATGATCTGCACACTGCCATTTTTATCGCCAGTGCTAGGTCCAGGGGCGGTCATTGCCCAGGTAATCGGTGTCTTGATCGGTAGCCAAATTGCGCTTGGGAATATTCCGCCGCAATTTGCGTTACCAGCATTATTTGCGATTAACGGTCAAGTGGGAGCCGATTTCGTACCAGTTGGGTTATCATTAGGAGAAGCGAAGCCAGAAACAGTACAGTATGGCGTGCCTGCCGTTCTGTATAGCCGCTTGATTACAGGCGTGTTGGCTGTTGTCATTGCCTACGTGGCTAGTTTTGGCATGTATTAAGGAGGAAAAAGAATGTATCAAACAATTGTAAAAGAAATTGGACAGATGGCCCCATCTTTTGCAGACGACAAAATCGTGATTCTTTTTGGGATGGAAGCGCCAGCAGAACTTAGGGAAATTTCATTCCTCCATCAAGTAGATGGGGAATTTGAAGACAATCCCATTAAAGAAGGCGGTACACTTGTTATTGATGAACAGGAATTTGTAATCGAAAAAGTCGGTTCGGCTGCAAATGAAAATTTACGGACATTGGGTCACATCTCGATTTACTTTACTGAACCGCAAGAAGAGGTTTTGCCTGGTGCCGTGTTTGCCAGTCCACATACATTTCCTGTTATAGAAAAGGGTAGCAAAATCACATTTAAGTAGTACAATAATAGTTGGAAATCTTGTAATGTAAAACCACAGGATAGGGTGGTCAAATGTCACTTTTGGGAGATCGAAGACTTTTAGTAAAAATCGCCCAAATGTATTACGAGGAAGGGGCGACACAATCGGAAATTGCCCAGGCCATTGGTGTAAGTCGGCCGCTTATTTCAAAGTATTTAGCGAAAGCAAGGGAGTTGGGTGTGGTAGAGATTATCATTCATGATCACGACACACATCCATTTACCGGATTGGAATCGAAAGTAGAGAAACGCTATGGATTACGGGAAGTTGTTTGTGTAGAATCCAACGAAAATGATGCTTCTAAAGCGCGGATGGGACAAGCGGCAAGCACTTATTTGTTGCGGATGATTCGCGATGGCCAGACAATTGGCATGAGCTCTGGGACGACTTTGCATGAAGTAGCGATGGCATTGTCATCTAGCCAGCACTTTCCAAACTTGCAATTCATCCCTCTCGTCGGTGGAATGGGGCATGAAAGAGTCGACATTCATGCCAACCAAATTGTTGCCAAGCTGGCTGATGTCCTTAAAGCGAAGTGCAAGTTGTTGCATGCTCCTGTACTAGTTGATTCAAAAGAAGCAAAGGAGATCATTGTCAATCAGTCTTCGATTAGAGAGATTTTTGAGATTGGCGCAAAAGCGGATATTGCCATGGTCGGCATAGGGGGGACACCAGAGCACTCGACAATGGTGAAGTCTTATCTCCAGCAGACAAAAGGCGTAATCGAGTATGAGAACATCGTAGGCGACATTTGCTACAATTTTATTGGAGAAGATGGTTGTACGATTGATAATGATTGGAATGCCAGAGTCATTTCGATGGATTTAGATCATGTAAAACAAATTCCTCTTGTGATTGGTGTAGCAAGTGGGAAGGAAAAGGTTAAAGCGATTAAAGCAGCACTTGTTGCAAAGTTGATACACGTGCTTATAACGGATGATCTGACTGCGAGAATGCTATTGGATAGTTAGAACGGATGAAGGCTGTTGAGAAAACGAATCTCAACAGCCTTTTTCGTGTGTGCCCGGCATGCGCATGGGCTATAGGGTTGAAGTCCCGAACAGTGAAGGTCACTGTAACTGTTAGCCGACGACAAGGGTGTCTGGGGCGACTCAGAATCTGAAGGAAGTCCGAGGCAAACCTCCGCTCCGAGGAACACGAATCTCATCAGGCGCTTATTCTTGGATGAGGCTGCACGACAAGTCGAAGTCCTAGTGACCAAAGGGGATAGGCGTAAATGAGGCGGAGACATGGAGGGGAAGGACATGCGCTTACCCGGGGAGATCTAGTGATCGTGCGGAACACGTTCCGTAACCACTTGTGTGAACAGGTGCTGAGACATTAGAAGTCAGCAGAAGTCATAGTACATGTCTGATCTAGACAGACATGGAAGGACGGAATCAGGAAAGGAATAAGAGGACTTGGCGAACGTTGTACGTGTTGAAGCAGAAACATCTACGGAACCTACTCTCCCGCAAGAAGCGGTGAATCCCGCAGGGGGCTGGAGAGAGGGCGGAGCGTACAGCCACACAAGAAGACCCCTCTTATACGAAGGAGTAGAAATACATGTTGGATCAGATTCTATCAAGAGACAATCTCCTCCAAGCGCTCAAGCGCGTGGAGTCCAATAAAGGAAGTCCTGGTGTCGATGGGATGACGACAAAATCCGTCCGATCTTATCTCATGGAAAACTGGGACTCCTTGAGAAGGGCAATCATGGAAGGAACCTACTCTCCTCAGCCAGTAAGACGGGTCGAAATCCCGAAACCGTCTGGAGGCGTAAGGGCATTAGGCATTCCAACGGTGATTGACCGTCTGATCCAACAAGCCATCGCTCAAGTGTTGTCAAAGAAGATGGACCCAAGCTTTTCCGAAAATAGCTACGGGTTTCGTCCAGGAAAACGGGGACATGACGCGGTCAAAAAGGCGAAGACGTATATCCAAGAAGGGTACGGATGGGTCGTGGACATTGACCTCTCGAAGTTCTTCGATCGCGTCCATCATGACCGCTTAATGAGACGTCTGAGCCAGATCATTCAAGATCGACAAGTGTTGCGTCTGATTAGACGCTACCTTCAAGCAGGGATTATGGAAAACGGACTGGTTCAGCCGAGTACAGAAGGAACGCCGCAAGGCGGACCGCTCAGTCCGCTTCTTTCCAACATTGTGTTAGATGAGTGGGATCAGGAACTAGAGAAACGAGGCTACCGATTCGTTCGTTACGCGGATGACTGCCAGATTTACGTCAAGTCACGACGGGCGGCAAAACAAACGCTAACAAAGATGACGACGTTCCTAGAGGATCGTCTCCGTCTTCAAGTGAATCGGGAAAAGAGCGCATGGGGGCGCCCGTGGGAGCGGAGCTTCCTGGGGTTCACCTTCACGCGCAACCGACAAGACCCAAAGATACGAATCGCACCCGCAAGCCTTAAACGATGTAAAGATCGCATTCGCGAACTCACCTCACGTCGCCACTCGATTGAGATGGAAGAACGAATTCGCAGACTGAATCAGTTTCTTATAGGATGGATAGGCTACTTTCAGTTAGTCGAAACGCCATCTTTCCTACAGAAATTAGACGCATGGGTGAAGAGACGCCTCCGAATGATCCGCTGGAAAGAATGGAAGAAACCGAAAACGAGACAGCGGAAGCTCGTCTCACTTGGCGCCAGGATAGGAAAAGCGTGGGAATGGGCCAATACGCGAAAAGCCTATTGGCGAATCGCGAAAAGTCCGATCTTACACAAAACCCTCGACTCTGCTTATTGGAAGAGTCAAGGGCTCAAGAGCTTAATGGAACGTTATGATACACTTCGTCAAACTTAACTGAAACCGCCGTATACGGAACCGTACGTGCGGTGGTGTGAGAGGTCGGGGGTTAGTCGCCCCCTCCTACTCTATTTTTTGTCGATGTTCAGCTAGCTACTGTGAGAAGAAACAGAAACATGTCTGCTTTGTACACCAGACTTAGCGAGAAACGCCGTGCGCAAACGATTGGTCAATCGTTTTACGCGTACAAAAGTAAAGGACGAGGTTGATGCTCCCTAGAACGATAAAGCCAGCAACACCGGTAATCCCGTTGATTAGTTCGGGGTTTCCGCCTGCGACAAGAATGAGTCCAATTCCAGCTGTCGCATTCATGACACCATGAAAGAAAGCGGCGGGGTAGATCGTTTTTGCTTTTATCGTTATAAAGCATAAAAGCGGCGACAACAGCATGCAAAAAACCGTCATCATCAAAATACCGAATAAAGGCGTACTTGGGTAATTATGTCCTGCCAACGTTAGTGGAGCATGCCATGGTCCCCACAGCAAGCCGATCAGAAAAGACGCTTTCCAGAAGCCAAGGCTTTTTAATTCAGTCAATAACAAGCCGCGCCAAGCTGCTTCTTCACCAAAAGCAAAGGCCGCATTGAGCGTGACACCGGCAAGCAAGGCGTTGATTGCCATCATCCATAGTGGATGAAAAGGCAACGCTTCAAAAGCAGCTTCCGTGGCATTCCTCGTGTTCTCATCCATTGCGGAATAATAGGCTTCCATCGTTAAGGAAAGGCTCGTTCCTGGGAAAACTAATGCGACTAAAACTGTTGCCGAAACGAGGAAGAATGGCAAAAAGGCGGCGAGAACCCACCAAAAAGAGAAGCGCCCTTTTAATAGCAAAGCAGGTGCGAGCGGCTGTTTGAAAACGACTTTTTGCGTTAACACAGCGCTGATAAACGGGAAGAGCATATACACCATCGCAAATAATTGAAAGATTAGAGGGTTTTTGTAGGCGCCGCTCAGCAAAAATACCGCTCCTGTGCCAAAGCTGATTCCAAAAAGAATACAAACAAACACAATGAGCTTCTTTTTATCCATGGGCTTTCACGTCCTCGTTTTTTCTATATGTACGTAGAGAAGATAGAAAGGATTCATTTCTCTTGATATACCCCTATAGGGTATGTTATGGTTTAAGCAGATACTTCATTTTAGCCGAGAAGGTGAAATAGATGAGTGAGAAAAAAGCAGCGCTCTCGATTACCGGAATGACGTGTGCGGCCTGTGCAACGAGAATTGAAAAAGGGCTTAACAAGATCGAAGGCGTCTCACAGGCGACGGTTAATTTAGCGAATGAGAAAGCAACCATTACCTATGACAGCAACAAAACCGAGCCGAACGTTTTTGCTGAGAAAATCGACAAGCTTGGCTATGGCGTTCGTCTTGAAAAAGCGATCTTTAATGTAAAAGGAATGACTTGTGCTGCTTGTGCAACGAGAATCGAAAAACGACTCAAAAAAATGCCTGGTGTCACAGAAGCAAACGTAAATTTAGCGATAGAGCGGGCAACGGTTGTCTACAATGAGGCAGAAACAAACGAACAGGAAATGATTCGCGTTGTTGACAAGCTTGGCTACCAGCTTGAACACGAAGCGGCTAGTAACGGGAACGCCAAAGAAGAAGAAAGCCAGAAGCGTTTCGGATTGTTTCTTTTTTCAGCCATCTTGTCACTGCCACTTCTTTGGACGATGGTGACCCATTTTGAATTTACATCGTTTTTGTATGTACCTGATATGTTCATGAATCCATGGGTGCAGTTAGCGCTGGCGACACCCGTTCAACTGATTGTCGGCGCGCCCTTCTATAAAGGAGCCTACAAAGCATTGGCAAACAAAAGCGCCAATATGGACGTCCTTGTTGCCCTGGGGACGACAGTCGCCTACGTTTACAGCATTTTTCTTGGTTGGGAATGGTACCAGAATGGCCAAGTGGGCATGCCTGAATTGTACTTTGAAGCGGCCGCTGTCATTCTTACGTTAATTGTGCTAGGCAAATGGTTTGAAGCGAGAGCCAAAGGAAGAACAAGCAAAGCGATTTCTACTTTATTAGGATTGCAGGCGAAAACGGCACGAGTAATCCGTAACGGCAGTGAAGTCGAGTTGCCGATTGAAGAAGTAAAGGCAGGCGATGAACTTGTCATTCGCCCGGGAGAAAAAATTCCCGTCGACGGCTACGTAAAAAGCGGTGCCTCTTCCGTCGATGAATCGATGATTACAGGAGAAGCGCTCCCAGTCAGCAAGGAAGCAGACGATCTGCTGATCGGAGCAACGCTAAACAAGCAAGGGTCGCTGCGAATGATTGCCACAAAAGTCGGCAAAGATACAGCACTTGCGCAAATTGTCAAAGTGGTTGAAGAGGCGCAAGGGTCGAAAGCGGATATTCAACGTATTGCTGATAGAGTGTCTGGCGTTTTTGTCCCTGTTGTCGTTCTCCTAGCGGCAGCCACTTTTCTGGTTTGGTACACACTCATTGATCCAGGCAACATTCGCGCAGCGATTGTTCCTTTTATCACGATTTTAGTCATTGCCTGCCCGTGTGCGCTAGGTTTGGCGACACCGACGTCAATTATGGCTGGTTCCGGTCGAGCGGCTGAACTAGGGCTGTTGTTTAGAGGAGGCGAGCATTTGGAAAATACACGATCAATTACAACGGTTGTCCTCGACAAAACGGGCACGGTGACGAAAGGGACGCCGCAATTAACGGACATTGTGCCTGCAGAAGGAATAGACGAGAATGAGCTACTTGCTATAGTGGCAAGTGCTGAATTTGAATCGGAACATCCATTAGCGAATGCCATTGTGCAAGGTGCTGCTGACCGTGCCATTTCCTTAAGGAAGGCTGAGGCGTTTGAAGCATTAACGGGCTATGGCATTCGCGCTAAAGTGGACGGTGTTGTTATTCATATTGGTACACGAAAGCTGATGGAACAGGCAACAATCGACTACGCTGTGTTAGAAGAGCGGATGGAAAAACTGGAGCAGCAAGGGAAAACAGCGATGCTAGTAAGCAGCGGTACAGACATTGCTGGTTTGGTTGCTGTGGCTGATACAGTGAAGGAAACGTCTAAGGAAGCGGTGGAACGCCTCCACGAACTTGGGCTTGAAGTGATTATGCTCACTGGCGATAATGAGCGAACAGCAAAAGCGATTGCAGCGGAAGTTGGGATCAACCATGTGATAGCGGGTGTGTTGCCAGAGGAAAAAAGCGATGAAGTGAAGCGTCTTCAAGCAGAAGGCAAACGAGTAGCAATGGTAGGCGACGGCATTAACGATGCCCCTGCTCTTGCGGTAGCAGATGTGGGAATGGCGATGGGAACGGGCGCCGATGTGGCGATTGAAACAGCCGATGTCACGCTTATGCGTGGCGATGTAAACAGCGTCGCTGATGCGTTTCTCATGAGCAAAAAAACGATGCGCAACATTAAACAAAATTTGTTTTTCGCCTTTTTTTACAATTCGGCGGCAATACCAATTGCGGCGGCTGGACTCCTCGCCCCATGGGTAGCAGGAGCAGCGATGGCCTTTTCGTCTGTATCCGTTGTCGCAAATGCCCTGCGGTTACAACGAATCCGTATGCCCCAGAGAGGAGCTGCTAGTCAATGACGATTAAACGCTGGATACTAGCGGCTGTATGCTACTTGATCCTTGTAGTTGCAGGCTACGGTTTGCTAACTGGAACCAATCCGTTCGAAAGCACGGACGTTCATGAAAGTGAGCCTCACGAGTGAGACAACTTCAATAGAAAAGCTCAAGCCCCTGGCGAATGGCCAGGGGCTTGTTGTGCAAGTTTTAGTTGAGAGCGGCACGGAAGTAAAGCAGTCTCGTGATCAAAAAGTAAATCAATTGCAAGGCAGCATAAATGGAAATGACCAAGATCGCGTTTAATACAAGGTTGACATCGAGCATGTTGCTGAGCATCACGTAGGCAAAGCTGGCATGGACACTGCCGACAAGCACAGGTACAAAGAAAAGGAAACCCATTTGTTTATCCAATATCCGGCGCTTTTCTTTGTCTGTTAAGCCAATCCGGCTTAAAGCAAACAATTGTTTTTTCGTATCGGCCAAATCGGTAAACAATTTCAAATAGAGCATGCTTCCTTGGACAATGAAGAATAGCAAGCTGACAAACAAGCCAATAAACAGTACTAAGGAATACATTTGCATCAACATATGGTATTGATACGGCTTAGCTTGCAATACATAACCGTGTTCCCCTGTTGCTTCCATAATCGCCTCGGATACTTCCGTCTCATTTTGCCAATCGTCAAGTTCATAGGCAATGAAACGTTCGGTATGAACAGCAGGGGCCTGCTCCGCTTTGGCAAACGCTTCATCTGAAAGGATAAAGGTACTATTACTACTAAACAGAACCTCATTGTGTACTTCAAGATCCGTAAAGGTTTGCTCGGACTCGCCAAACGTAATCGTCAGTTCATCAAATTGAGCGGGGGAAAATAGATCTTCTCGACTAAAAGCTATAATTTCATTGCCTGCTAATGAAACAGGTTCTAAACCGATGTCTTCGCTGAGCCGGTTAAACGTGCTCTCCGAAATGACTGAACCAGACAATACCGTCTGTTCGTTCAAATAGGTTGGCGTGCCTAAAAACTCAACGTCAAGCATCTGTTCATCAATTTTAAACAGAACCTCAGAGTCGTATTCTGCTAGCAATGATTCAACCTTTTCGGTCGTAATTATATCGGCCTCATCGTCCGTTTCTTCAACCGTCCAGAAAATCGAGTACGGCATATTCCCCATTCCTTCAGTGAGAATCGCATTAAAAAACATATAAACGGTTCCCGAAGCTGTCAGGACGACAGCGCTAATGACAGATGTCAAAAACAGCATGCGTGCGTAATCTTTTAAGCGAAACAAAATGTTTGTCCGCGTAATTAAAGTCGTGCCTGAGTATAAGGAGCGTTTGTTACTGTAGAGGCGCTTGTAAAGCGCTACCGTGCCCTGGGTAAATAGAAAATAAGTGCCGACTACCACAAGCCCTAATACTGGGAACATGGTTAGCATGACGGTCATCATGTTGGTTGTGACAGCTAGCCCATAGCCAGCTCCAAGGCAAACCACCGTAAGCACGGTGAGCCAAACGGATGTCTTTGGCATCATCTTTGGCTTGCTTGCTTCTTTCAGCATTTGAATCACTTCTTGGTTGCGAAGTTTCCAAAATGAAAGCAGCGAGAGAACCTGGAATAATAAGAAAAAGCCAACGCCTGTTACAAGATAAGCAGCAGGCACAAATTTGAACGTAATCGGCGCGTCGACAGCAAGCAACATCGTCATAAACATCAAAAACAATTTCGAGAAAAGCGTGCCAAGCAGTAGCCCGCAGACGATAGCGACAATCGAGATAATCGTTTGCTCATAATAAACAAGGGAGCGTAACTGGCGTCTGTTCATGCCAAAAAGGGTTAAAAGGCCGAATTCCTGTGAGCGCACTTGCAAAAAGACATTGTTCGAATAGGCGATAAAAAAGATCGAAAATAAGACAATGATTACTTGTGCTGCCACCATGCCGTTTTTGACGACCTGGTGTATGCTTTCCTCGGCGATATCTGGGTGAAAAATAAACTGAGCATAGATAAAAAAGATCATGACGGTGAACACGCAACTTAGAAAATAAGCAGCATAGCGTTGGGCGTGGCCAGTGATGTTTCTACGGGCGAGTGTGCGCAGATTCATGGAAATCGCCCCCTAAAACGCTAAGCGTGTCTAAAATGTTTTGGTAAAACGTTTGTTGGCGGTCGCCTTTGCGGATCTCGGAGAAAAAGGCGCCGTCTTTGATAAAAACGATTCGGTCGCAATAGCTGGCTGCGGTAGGGTCGTGTGTAACCATTAAAATGGTCGCGTCCCGTTCTTTATTCATGGCCGTAAGCGTATCAAGCACTTGTCTTGCTGCTTTTGAATCGAGGTTTCCTGTTGGCTCGTCGGCTAACACCATTGCTGGTTGGTGGATAAAGGCCCGTGCGCATGCCGTACGTTGTTGCTGGCCTCCTGAAATTTCAGAAGTACGCTTATCCAAAATGGAAGTAATGCTAAGCAATTCAGCAATATTGGCAAGGCGTTTTTCCATTTCTTTGTATGGCACTTTGTCCAATGCCAATGGGAGCAAAATATTTTCACGGACGGTTAAAGTGTCGAGCAAGTTAAAATCCTGGAACACAAAGCCGAGTTCTTTGCGGCGAAAAAGTGCTAATTTATTGTTTGACAGCGTTGCCGGATTGGTGCCGTTAATGATGATTTCGCCTGCTGTCGGTTTGTCAATCGTTGCTAACATATTGAGCAAAGTCGTTTTTCCGCTGCCAGACGGACCCATGACACCAACAAATTCGCCTTTATCTACTTGAAGTTGGAAAGGCAGCAATGCCTTATAGGCAAGCCCTTCCTTTTTCGGATAATAGGTTTTCGTTAAATTTTTGACTTGAAGAATGGACATCGTGCGTTCCTCCTATAACAACGTTTGTGTAATCAGTATAGAAAAGAACGCCTGCGTTTCCCATTGAATCAGCTTTCAAATTTCTATGTTTAGCTTACATTTTTGTCATGTTTGATGAAGTGTCTTTGAAGAAAAAACAAGTGTAGCCGTCGTACCTTTGCCAGGCTCAGAATGTAAGTAGAGCCTGTGGCCGAGTTCACGGGCGATCGTTTGCGCTAAATAGAGCCCCATTCCTGT is a genomic window of Shouchella clausii containing:
- a CDS encoding ABC transporter ATP-binding protein, producing MSILQVKNLTKTYYPKKEGLAYKALLPFQLQVDKGEFVGVMGPSGSGKTTLLNMLATIDKPTAGEIIINGTNPATLSNNKLALFRRKELGFVFQDFNLLDTLTVRENILLPLALDKVPYKEMEKRLANIAELLSITSILDKRTSEISGGQQQRTACARAFIHQPAMVLADEPTGNLDSKAARQVLDTLTAMNKERDATILMVTHDPTAASYCDRIVFIKDGAFFSEIRKGDRQQTFYQNILDTLSVLGGDFHESAHTRP